In the genome of Rhizobium etli 8C-3, one region contains:
- a CDS encoding DUF4406 domain-containing protein yields the protein MLILIAGPYRSGTGDDPGKMAANLKRLEEPSYALFRAGHVPMIGEWVALPVWNAAGGKSTGDDLYEEIFHPVAHRLLELCQGVLRLPGNSKGADNDVRIARERGIPVWYKLEDVPGCARAA from the coding sequence ATGTTGATCCTGATTGCAGGGCCATACAGGTCCGGAACCGGCGATGATCCGGGAAAGATGGCGGCCAACCTGAAGCGGCTGGAGGAACCTTCCTACGCGCTCTTCAGGGCGGGCCATGTGCCGATGATCGGCGAATGGGTGGCCTTGCCGGTCTGGAATGCAGCCGGCGGCAAGTCGACCGGCGATGATCTCTACGAGGAGATCTTCCACCCCGTCGCCCACCGGCTTTTGGAGCTTTGCCAGGGCGTGCTGCGGCTGCCGGGGAACTCCAAGGGAGCTGACAACGACGTCCGCATCGCGCGCGAGCGCGGCATTCCGGTCTGGTACAAGCTGGAAGATGTGCCCGGCTGCGCGAGGGCCGCATGA
- a CDS encoding glutathione S-transferase family protein, with translation MLTFYFAPSTCALASLIALEESGLAYEARMISFKDNEQRSPEYLKINPKGRVPALVTDRGVVTETPAILAYIAQTVPAARLAPLDDPFEFARLQSFNSYLCSSVHVNHAHKRRGSRWADDPAAHEAMQAKVPQTMTESFELIEETMLAAPWVMGEQYSVADPYLFTMTGWLRGDGVDPMRFAKASAHYARMMDRPAVQRALTIEKG, from the coding sequence ATGCTGACATTTTATTTCGCGCCAAGCACCTGTGCGCTAGCAAGTCTCATCGCGCTGGAGGAATCCGGCCTTGCCTATGAAGCAAGGATGATCAGCTTCAAGGACAACGAGCAGCGTTCGCCGGAATATCTGAAGATCAACCCGAAGGGCCGCGTCCCCGCCCTCGTCACCGATCGCGGCGTAGTCACCGAAACGCCGGCGATCCTCGCCTATATCGCGCAGACCGTCCCGGCAGCCAGGCTCGCGCCGCTCGACGACCCGTTCGAGTTCGCCCGCCTGCAGTCCTTCAACAGCTACCTCTGCTCGAGCGTGCATGTGAACCATGCACACAAGCGCCGCGGTTCCCGCTGGGCAGACGATCCCGCCGCGCACGAAGCCATGCAGGCCAAGGTTCCCCAGACCATGACGGAAAGCTTCGAACTCATCGAGGAGACGATGCTCGCCGCCCCTTGGGTCATGGGCGAGCAGTATTCAGTCGCCGATCCATACCTTTTCACGATGACCGGCTGGCTGCGCGGCGATGGCGTCGATCCGATGCGATTTGCCAAGGCGAGCGCCCACTACGCCCGCATGATGGACCGCCCTGCAGTGCAGCGGGCGCTGACGATCGAAAAGGGCTGA
- a CDS encoding NUDIX hydrolase, giving the protein MPIGVAHAELIAVLAAVTDDDPRVMTVRSGEALPSGSFEMGHRTLQSGLREWIQEQTAHPVGYLEQLYTFADRDRQNEILGGRTISISYLGLVREHPAPGWHSWYEYFPWEDHRKGKPPVFDALVDGLRRWETTDAARQQNRKRRIAFTFGLDGAAWNEDLALQRYELLYEAGLVAEAGATVAENPGRRMFADHRRILATGIARLRAKIKYRPVVFELMAESFTLLQLQRSVEALSGLTLHKPNFRRLIDQQQLIEETGETTSETGGRPAKLFRYRHAVVEERALSGSKLPLSRA; this is encoded by the coding sequence GTGCCCATCGGCGTTGCACACGCAGAACTGATCGCCGTCCTTGCCGCCGTAACCGACGACGACCCGCGCGTCATGACGGTCAGGAGCGGCGAAGCGTTGCCATCCGGATCCTTCGAGATGGGGCACCGCACGCTGCAGAGCGGGCTGCGGGAGTGGATTCAGGAGCAGACGGCGCATCCGGTGGGCTATCTTGAGCAGCTTTATACCTTCGCCGACCGCGACCGGCAGAATGAGATCCTCGGTGGACGGACGATCTCGATCAGCTATCTGGGGCTGGTGCGGGAGCACCCGGCGCCGGGCTGGCACAGCTGGTATGAATATTTTCCATGGGAGGATCACCGCAAAGGCAAGCCGCCGGTCTTCGACGCGCTTGTCGACGGGCTGCGGCGCTGGGAAACGACGGATGCGGCTCGCCAGCAGAACCGCAAGCGCCGGATCGCCTTTACCTTTGGCCTGGATGGCGCCGCGTGGAACGAAGATCTCGCCCTGCAACGCTACGAGCTGCTGTACGAGGCGGGTCTGGTGGCAGAGGCCGGCGCAACCGTGGCGGAAAACCCGGGCCGGCGGATGTTTGCCGATCACCGGCGGATCCTTGCGACGGGAATAGCCAGGCTTCGGGCGAAGATCAAGTATCGTCCGGTCGTCTTCGAGCTCATGGCGGAGAGCTTCACGCTGCTGCAGCTTCAGCGCAGCGTCGAAGCACTGTCGGGCCTTACTCTTCATAAACCGAATTTCCGCCGGCTGATCGATCAGCAGCAGCTGATCGAGGAAACCGGCGAAACGACCAGCGAAACCGGCGGCCGGCCCGCGAAGCTCTTCCGCTACCGGCATGCCGTTGTCGAAGAGCGGGCGCTGTCCGGCTCGAAACTTCCGCTCTCCCGCGCTTGA
- a CDS encoding LysR substrate-binding domain-containing protein: MRNLNSVHLNGLRALEAVGRLGSLQLAAEELGVSIGAVSQQVIKTEAQLDQLIFERTSKGMVVTQAGAPVLAALTEGFNRMSQAVSIAQRRDDATLTISVAPVFAARWLVWRLDRFAARFPDIKLRIDATTCLVNLSTSDVDIGIRVGAGQWPGVKAELIVEQEVFPVCAPQMARDLKEPADIRKLPAVIDGRAMFGWEVWMQEAGLSGSAPATRHVFNDASLCLDAAIAGQGVMLAWQTLADYSLQAGQLAVPFTIRAKTGFGHYFVTAEGAREPKKVRDFKAWIREEMAGTVKLFA; the protein is encoded by the coding sequence ATGCGCAATCTCAACTCGGTGCATTTGAATGGGCTGCGCGCGCTGGAGGCGGTCGGGCGTCTCGGTTCGCTGCAGCTTGCTGCGGAGGAACTCGGGGTCTCGATCGGTGCCGTCAGCCAGCAGGTCATCAAGACTGAAGCGCAGCTCGATCAGCTGATATTCGAGCGCACGTCGAAAGGCATGGTGGTGACGCAAGCGGGCGCGCCGGTGCTTGCGGCCCTGACGGAGGGCTTCAACCGCATGTCGCAGGCCGTCTCGATTGCGCAGCGCCGGGACGACGCCACGCTGACGATCTCCGTAGCACCCGTCTTCGCTGCCCGCTGGTTGGTGTGGCGGCTCGATCGTTTCGCCGCGCGTTTTCCGGATATCAAGCTGCGCATCGATGCAACGACTTGCCTGGTCAATCTTTCGACATCCGACGTCGATATCGGCATCCGCGTCGGTGCCGGGCAGTGGCCGGGTGTCAAGGCCGAACTGATTGTGGAGCAGGAAGTATTCCCGGTCTGCGCACCGCAGATGGCGCGCGATCTGAAGGAGCCTGCAGATATCCGGAAGCTGCCGGCCGTCATCGATGGCCGCGCCATGTTCGGCTGGGAGGTCTGGATGCAGGAGGCGGGCCTGTCGGGTTCGGCGCCGGCGACGCGCCACGTCTTCAACGACGCATCGCTCTGTCTCGATGCGGCCATCGCCGGGCAGGGCGTCATGCTCGCCTGGCAGACGCTGGCAGACTATTCGCTGCAGGCCGGCCAGCTCGCCGTCCCCTTCACCATCCGTGCCAAAACCGGCTTCGGCCACTATTTCGTGACCGCCGAAGGCGCGCGCGAGCCGAAGAAGGTGCGCGACTTCAAGGCCTGGATCCGCGAGGAGATGGCCGGAACGGTGAAGCTGTTTGCTTGA
- a CDS encoding DeoR/GlpR family DNA-binding transcription regulator has protein sequence MLTTQRKSLILDILRRDGQVIAKRVAQDLALSEDTIRRDLREMAADGLLKRVHGGAMPIAPDLPDFSARRSVSSDAKQRLGARAVQMVKAGQMIFLDGGTTTAQIARCLPRDIAFTIATHSPTIAAELEHHPTADIILTGGRLYKHSMVATGAAAMAAISQLRPDIFFLGVTAAHPVHGLSTGDYEEAAIKRHIARCAAETYALLTEEKFDRVSPCPVLAISDVAGLIVSAGVPKERLAPYRALNAAIFEA, from the coding sequence ATGCTGACCACCCAACGCAAATCACTGATACTCGACATCCTGCGTCGTGACGGCCAGGTCATCGCCAAGCGCGTCGCCCAAGATTTGGCGCTGTCGGAAGATACGATCCGGCGCGACCTGCGGGAGATGGCGGCCGACGGGCTCTTGAAACGGGTGCATGGCGGCGCGATGCCGATCGCACCCGACCTGCCGGATTTCTCGGCGCGGAGGAGCGTGTCGTCCGATGCCAAGCAGCGGCTCGGCGCCAGGGCGGTGCAAATGGTCAAAGCGGGGCAGATGATCTTTCTCGACGGCGGGACGACGACGGCGCAGATCGCCCGGTGTCTGCCACGCGACATCGCCTTTACCATCGCAACGCACAGCCCGACGATCGCAGCGGAACTGGAACATCACCCGACCGCCGACATCATTCTCACAGGCGGGCGGCTCTACAAGCACTCGATGGTGGCAACCGGCGCTGCGGCCATGGCCGCGATTTCGCAGCTTCGGCCCGATATTTTCTTTCTCGGCGTCACCGCGGCCCATCCCGTGCACGGGCTGTCGACGGGCGACTACGAGGAGGCGGCGATCAAGCGCCATATCGCTCGTTGCGCGGCCGAAACATATGCCCTGCTGACCGAGGAGAAATTCGATCGCGTTTCGCCTTGCCCTGTGCTCGCCATTTCAGACGTTGCGGGACTGATCGTTTCGGCCGGAGTGCCAAAAGAGCGGCTTGCGCCCTATCGGGCGCTCAATGCCGCGATCTTCGAAGCATGA